From a region of the Brachionichthys hirsutus isolate HB-005 chromosome 9, CSIRO-AGI_Bhir_v1, whole genome shotgun sequence genome:
- the LOC137899078 gene encoding intestinal-type alkaline phosphatase-like, giving the protein MRIPDCRASNLLLIFLGLILLAVGRFAMESQEPYELEREPSYWDAQAREMLDAALKLRPRNHKAKNIILFLGDGMGVSTVTAARILRGQMDGRSGEETMLAMDTFPYVALSKTYSVDKQVADSASTATAYHCGVKANAKTVGLSANAMAYECNTTFGNEVYSVLRRAKVQGKSVGLVTTTRVQHASPAAAYAHSVSRSWYSDADLPSSALKQGCVDIATQLVSNFDIDVILGGGRMYMTPKGTPDPEYPTSSSRKGDRKDRKNLIDVWLKAKPNKKARYVWHRKEFDEINVKTTDRLMGLFEPKDMRFEVFRNITRDPSIVEMTEKAIQILSKNPKGYFLFVEGGRIDHGHHDGIAKLALTEAVMFDSAIHRAAQLTRESDTLTVVTADHSHVFTFGGNTPRGNPIFGLAPKKADDKMPFTSILYANGPGYVHINGTRGNITMVDYYDEEYMQQAAVPLDSETHGGEDVAIYAKGPMAHLFHGVKEQNYVAHVMAYAACLEPYTNCPPHHRTHSSSCIVNTPSNFLFGLLIFLCLLR; this is encoded by the exons ATGCGGATACCTGATTGCAGGGCCTCTAATCTTCTGCTCATCTTTCTGGGTCTCATACTACTGGCTGTGGGCCGGTTCGCTATGGAAAGCCAAG AGCCGTACGAACTAGAGAGAGAACCATCTTATTGGGATGCTCAGGCCAGGGAAATGTTGGATGCTGCACTAAAGCTCCGCCCTCGGAATCACAAGGCCAAGAACATCATCCTCTTTCTTGGCGATG GGATGGGCGTGTCCACAGTGACAGCTGCCAGAATCTTGCGAGGTCAGATGGACGGCAGATCAGGAGAGGAGACAATGCTGGCCATGGACACGTTCCCATATGTGGCCTTGTCAAAg ACCTACAGTGTGGATAAGCAGGTCGCAGACAGCGCGAGCACTGCTACAGCCTACCACTGTGGGGTGAAGGCTAACGCTAAGACAGTCGGGCTCAGCGCTAATGCAATGGCCTATGAGTGTAACACCACTTTTGGTAATGAGGTCTATTCGGTCCTGCGACGAGCTAAAGTACAAG GTAAATCTGTTGGCTTGGTGACCACTACTCGTGTCCAACATGCCTCTCCGGCCGCTGCTTATGCTCACTCTGTCAGTCGTAGCTGGTACAGTGATGCAGATCTCCCTTCCAGTGCCCTCAAACAGGGTTGTGTGGACATTGCAACCCAACTGGTCTCCAACTTTGACATCgat GTTATTCTGGGTGGAGGGAGAATGTACATGACACCAAAAGGCACCCCAGACCCCGAGTACCCAACCTCCAGCTCTCGCAAGGGTGACCGTAAAGACAGGAAGAACCTCATTGATGTGTGGCTGAAGGCCAAACCG AACAAGAAGGCACGCTACGTTTGGCACAGGAAGGAGtttgatgaaataaatgttaaaactaCGGACCGGCTGATGG gtCTGTTTGAGCCAAAGGACATGAGATTTGAGGTATTTCGGAATATCACACGTGACCCCTCCATTGTGGAGATGACAGAGAAGGCCATACAAATTCTTAGCAAAAATCCCAAAGGATACTTCCTGTTTGTAGAAG GAGGGAGAATTGATCATGGCCACCATGACGGCATCGCCAAACTGGCACTGACAGAAGCAGTGATGTTTGACAGTGCTATTCATCGCGCTGCACAGCTAACCAGAGAGTCCGATACCCTCACCGTGGTCACTGCCGACCACTCGCACGTCTTCACCTTTGGTGGCAACACACCCCGTGGGAATCCCATCTTTG GCCTGGCACCAAAGAAAGCCGATGATAAAATGCCTTTCACCAGCATCCTGTATGCCAACGGTCCTGGTTATGTTCACATAAATGGAACCAGGGGGAACATCACAATGGTGGATTACT ATGACGAGGAGTATATGCAGCAGGCTGCTGTGCCATTGGATTCTGAGACACATGGGGGAGAGGATGTGGCCATCTATGCTAAAGGCCCAATGGCTCACCTCTTCCATGGGGTGAAAGAGCAGAACTACGTGGCACATGTCATGGCCTATGCTGCCTGCTTGGAACCTTATACAAACTGCCCTCCTCACCACCGTACTCACAGCTCAAGCTGCATTGTTAACACACCctccaacttcctgtttggcctgctcatcttcctctgttTACTCAGATGA
- the LOC137899492 gene encoding intestinal-type alkaline phosphatase-like codes for MVNKHEFIFAGLLVIISLQWTWSVPAEELHASYWNNKGREALQTAMTVKLSNNQAKNIILFLGDGMGITTVTAARILKGQLARKSGEESSLVMDTFPHLALSKTYNVDQQMPDSAGTATAYLCGVKANYGTVGVTAACPRYNCSATYGNEVTSVLKRAKEAGKSVGIVTTTRVQHASPSAAYAHSANRGWYADSDLTTEAVQNGCRDIAYQLIHNVEINVILGGGRRYMFSSDMQDPEYPTNRGERNDGQNLVLEWLKNKKNAKYVWNKADFDAVNPENTNFLMGLFEPKDCRYELERDPSMDPSLTEMVEKAIQILSKNPKGYFLFVEDKGRIDHGHHGNRAKRALYETVEFDRAIGRAAELTSEQETLSIVTADHSHVFAFGGHSARGNPVLGVSRSIADDNKRFTIAVYGNGPGYNIVNGTRPDVNETISSSNDYRQQAPVLIDSETHGIEDVAIFAKGPMSHLFHGVQEQSYIAHVMAFAACLEPYKNCNLPPPSNVAFIHPSLLLLLMSLILPALSP; via the exons ATGGTCAACAAACATGAATTCATTTTTGCTGGATTGCTTGTTATCATCTCATTGCAGTGGACTTGGTCTGTTCCAG CGGAAGAACTCCATGCTAGTTACTGGAACAACAAAGGGAGGGAGGCTCTCCAAACTGCCATGACTGTTAAACTCAGTAACAATCAAGCAAAGaacatcatcctcttcctgggGGACG GTATGGGGATAACAACAGTGACCGCTGCACGGATCCTCAAAGGCCAGCTGGCAAGAAAGTCTGGGGAGGAAAGCAGTCTGGTTATGGATACCTTCCCTCACCTAGCCTTATCCAAG ACATACAACGTGGACCAGCAGATGCCAGATAGTGCTGGCACAGCTACAGCTTATCTTTGTGGTGTGAAGGCCAACTATGGCACCGTGGGGGTCACCGCTGCCTGCCCAAGGTACAACTGCAGCGCCACCTATGGGAATGAGGTCACATCAGTTTTGAAACGTGCCAAAGAAGCAG gaAAATCAGTCGGAATTGTCACCACAACAAGAGTTCAACACGCCTCTCCCAGTGCAGCCTACGCTCACTCTGCCAACCGAGGCTGGTATGCTGACTCTGACCTCACGACTGAGGCCGTCCAAAACGGCTGCCGAGACATTGCTTACCAACTGATTCACAACGTAGAGATAAAC GTCATTCTTGGTGGTGGTCGTCGGTATATGTTTTCTAGCGACATGCAAGACCCAGAGTATCCAACTAATAGAGGAGAACGAAATGATGGACAAAATCTTGTTCTGGAGTGGCTAAAGAACaaaaag AATGCTAAATACGTTTGGAACAAAGCTGATTTTGATGCTGTTAATCCTGAAAATACAAACTTTCTGATGG GTCTCTTTGAACCCAAGGACTGCCGCTACGAGTTGGAGCGTGATCCATCCATGGACCCCTCCCTTACAGAAATGGTGGAGAAAGCTATTCAGATTCTCAGCAAAAATCCAAAAGGATATTTCCTCTTTGTGGAAGATAA GGGGAGAATTGATCATGGACATCATGGCAATCGGGCCAAAAGAGCTCTCTATGAGACGGTTGAATTTGACCGAGCAATTGGGCGAGCAGCTGAACTCACCAGTGAACAGGAAACCCTGTCTATAGTCACCGCTGATCATTCCCACGTCTTCGCATTTGGAGGACACTCTGCAAGAGGAAATCCTGTTCTGG GGGTGTCTCGCTCAATAGCTGACGACAACAAGCGTTTCACCATTGCTGTGTATGGGAATGGACCGGGGTACAATATTGTCAATGGGACTCGACCAGACGTGAATGAGACAATTTCAT CAAGCAATGACTACCGTCAGCAGGCTCCTGTCCTTATTGATTCAGAGACCCATGGTATAGAGGATGTAGCAATCTTTGCCAAAGGACCAATGTCACACCTTTTCCACGGGGTGCAGGAGCAGAGCTACATTGCCCACGTCATGGCTTTTGCTGCTTGCCTGGAACCATATAAGAATTGCAACCTGCCTCCACCCAGCAATGTCGCTTTCATCCACCCAAGCCTGCTTCTCCTTCTGATGAGCCTCATTCTTCCTGCACTTTCCCCTTGA
- the srek1ip1 gene encoding protein SREK1IP1 yields the protein MADPGPNKDNIRAGCKKCGYPGHLTYECRNFVRVDPQKDIVLDVSSTSTESEDELDAVQPSEKLGQRRGSHDDNRKKRQKTKKSSDRSSRKRSASSSDGEARKKKKKKKQSRSSSSDEEESRKKRKLKSHKKKSKKNKKDHGKKRKKKHEASSSSSHSSSESSDGD from the exons ATGGCAGATCCAG GACCTAATAAGGATAACATCAGAGCTGGTTGCAAGAAATGTGGATATC ccggCCACTTGACGTACGAGTGCCGCAACTTTGTCAGAGTTGACCCCCAGAAAGACATTGTTCTGGATGTAAGCAGCACCAGCACCGAGAGCGAGGACGAATTGGATGCAGTCCAGCCGAGTGAGAAGCTGGGACAACGTAGGG GTTCTCATGATGACAATcgaaaaaagagacagaaaacgaAAAAGAGCAGCGACAGAAGTTCAAGAAAGAG ATCAGCTTCGTCAAGTGATGGTGAGgccagaaagaagaagaagaagaagaaacaaagcagGTCCAGCTCatctgatgaggaggagagtaGGAAGAAAAGGAAACTAAAAAGCCacaagaagaaaagcaaaaagaataaaaaggaCCATGGGAAGAAACGGAAGAAGAAACATGAagcatcttcctcttcatcacacagCTCCAGTGAATCCTCAGATGGAGACTGA